The genomic DNA ggcAAAACTCGCAGCGGTAATTAAAAAGTTCACAAAAGATGCCGGTCCGGTCCGGCACGGTTCGGCTCGGTCCGGCATCGTCTCCAGGGACACCCAGAGACCTTGGGAAATTGCTACCAAGAAGGACGAACCATCTTCCGATGACAGGGCACAAAACTTGCCGattgaatctctctctctctttgctctgccaatccaaataaattaaaaaagaagTCGCAACTCGTTGCCAAGTTTGTCACcgcagaaaaataataataggaAGGAAATAAAAGAGGGGGGATTATTTTGTATGTAGATTGGTAGTCCAAGCCAGTAGAACCGCAAACTGTGGTTGCCGTGGACAACACTGTGGCCACTGtccagtttcggtttcagttgtGTTGTGGTGTGGATGTTCTGGCACAGTCGTTGCAGTGTCACTGCTCATTATTGTTGGTTGATGCACAGGCAACGGAAATTGGAAAAAGTTCCCATCCTgcccccgctctctctcgtctGCCTCTCAtttagtttttgcatttatcaAGTACACGGAAACTGCAGCAAGATGATGGTTGACTGGCACTATTGATGGGATATCATCAATGGATGGACAGGGTCAAGGAAGATCAAAACGAACAAAATCTGCGCCTTCACagaaattattattcaattttcaattcaaGTCTTCAATTGTGTTGCAATTGTGTAGGGAAAAGTTTAGATATTCCCGCTTGATGGGGAAAACAGCTGACAATAACCGGAAAATTCAACTCTCTCTCCTTGCTCTCTGTTGTGTTCTATTGAcaccgcgctctctctctctcgtttaaCCGATTTCGGACTTATCTTTGGGACATTTAGGGGTAATTCGAAACGGTTAAAATGTATCTAAATGGGTCTCAGAGTGGGGCAATTTTTACGTGTGCAAATTCTGCTGCGATGTTTCGTGGAGTGGAactcaatgaatgaatgaaaccTATAATGAATAATGTACTTGTGTTGGGTGGACGAATGAGAACTGCTTTTAAGTGCTATCAGCTATATCGCGACTCAGAAAGTCGAGCAAAGCATCCCGGGCACACTCCGCATCCGCATTCAGGCAGAAGAGTTTACGCACATCCTCCAGCCAGTTGCCGATGATGTAGCGCTTGATGCACGGCATTACGGCCATCTGACGCAGCGTCTTCAGGCAGTACAGCTGCAGGCGGGGATTGGTCTCGGTGGACATCAGGCGACCCACATGGCAGGTCAGCAGGGTAAACTCTCGGCAACGCCAAAGGGCGCGCTTGCTGTGGAGGCCGTTAAGCAGGGCCAGGACCAGAAACTCCCAGCTCATCACCTTCTGCCGGGGCAGCAGTTTGTTGGGTTTCTTCCCTTTGTCCTGGAACACTTCGAACAGCAGCTTCACCCCATCAACTGCATCGAAGCGGCGCTGGCCCTCCGGACAGCGGAGGAGCAGAGCGAAGGCTTTGGTGGCCATGCACCAGAAGAACGGCAGGCGATTCAGGATCCGCGAATGCAGAAACTCAAACAAGCCGAGTTCGATGCCGCGCTCGGGATTCAGCTCCAGCATGTGGCAAAGATGGTGCCAGAGATGCCGCGGATATATGGGCTGGCAGGGGTCCTGCATAAATATCAGAACCGCTGAGGTTAAGTTATCGGGATCCTGCATCACGATGCCCAAAACTGGTGAACAAATCGATTGTTTAGCAACTCAAGAATCAAAGTGAACTGTCGATTGCTTACCCTTTGGTTTGCCCGTCAAATTGCGCAAGATTTCAGCGGCCAAGTCTTCTTGGAGTGGCACGCGATTCTCTATTATTTTGTAGAACTCAATTCTCAGGCACTGCCGATTAGCAATATTCTCGGCGCCATTCAAATTGCGAGACAAAATGTCTAAAGAAGTGGAGAGTATTTAATGCCTTAATGCCATAGCCCACACTGTATTTACTCACTGAAAATCTTTAGATATGTTTCCACCTCGCGGTACTCCTCTCTGTGGATCTGCAATATCATCCTCATAAAGGCATTCTTCACCCTGTCGAAAAGgaagacacaaacaaacaaaaatacagatCAACCATCAGCCCCCAAAAGAAGCCTACCTCCCTCAACACTCACTTTCTCACAATGTCCATTTCAGTGATGGCTCTTTGAGCATTCAACGGATTTAGCAGAAACTCTGTCAACGAAACAATAGCCTGCCAGTGGGTCAGACACACGTCACTGTCCATTTCCTTCATCAATTTGGGTAGTGCAAACCACCCGAGGGCCAGCTGTGCACGATCCTCAAAGTACGTGGAGCTGGCGGGGCAGCCATCTGGGTAGGATTTGCACTTGTCACGCCTTTCCGTGGCCTCTTTCCATTCTGCGGTGGTATTTGCGTATTTATAGAGCTGCAAAATACACTCAATCCCCGACTTACCCGTATTCTGCAGGCAGTTTATGGAGCCGGGCTTGAGCACATCTTTGATTTCGAGTTGCAAAAAGTTATTGCGATatttctccagctgctcccaCATATTGTCCAATGCAATTTTGTTTTACTTAATGTTTATTCTattaaattttacaaaaaatatactcAAAGTGAGTTGTTTTTCTATAAAAGAATTGTCAGCAAGTGACAaaattttgaattaaattcCAAACGACAGTTTGGCGGCAAAGCTGAGCTGCCAGACTCTCAAATAAGGTTAAGTTAAGGTGCTGCCACACAGTTGTATCTCGAAGCtgaacgcaaaaatgagccaGCTTGCTCGTAATAAATTAGAAAAGGCtttaaattgtgtaaaatCTTGTTCTGATTGCCATTAATTCCGAAAATTGACTGATTCGCAATGTAACTTTAggtttttaattgttgtgaAATAAAATCTCGTGAATATCGACCTTAACTGTGACTTGCACTTGCCTGTGAATTAATCTTTCTCTTCTTCTTTCAGCCAACATCTCAAATTCTCAAAATTTCTTTAACTTTTGAATTGAGCGGTTGAGGCGCGCGTGataaacaaatcgaaaacaaGACGATTCAGTAAAAGTTAATAGCTTTTTAATCGAATGGACATTTTATTGGCGCAGCTTGCGAAATTGGAAAAGAAAGTGAATGCTTGCAATGCAGGTAAACTGCACTTACTTCGATGCTCTTTCTTAGAACGTTTTCTTGTGCAGCAGTATTTAATTCGAGTGACAgtcaaaaatgtaaacaaacgcgttaaataattaacaaaaacacaaaccaaatATCGAAAAAGCGAATTGCTccggcttttgttgttgttttttctgctgcctctgctgctgctgctttcgtgCCGGTGtctcgcgctctctttctaACTGTTCCTGTGCTttcacgtgtgtgtgtgagtgtgttttgcCTGTCATCCTgcctgtgtgttttgtgttttgtgactgtgtccgtgtgtcggagcagacaacaaaagaaattgcgCTCTCCGCAGCCGTCTCCTCCACTCCCGCTCTCCTGCCTAGTTACCGTTACTTGCTgcactgccaaaaaaaagcaacaaaaatacgaaTTTTGATAGaaataatttatacatttttcgaAGAGAAGAATTCAATTCCAATCGACAACAAAGATGGCCTTGATAAAAAACTGGCAAGGTGAGTTCTTAAATATATGCCCATATAtaatattacatacatatgtatgtatggatgtgcatatgtatgggtGTATTTATGGTTGATATATGTTTGCACGCGTAAAAGCTGAAACCGGCTTCGAAAATTCGAAATTGCACCGTTAAAAGCGCCTTCTCCGACTCTCTTTGCGTTTCCACTTAACGGCGGGCCATAATTACGTGCGGTTACTACATTAACCAGGAGCGTAGCGATATCTATGAGGGGTGTAAGCAGCGCACTCCGAATGTCATTATTAATCCATTTAGTTATATTAATCTCTATGAATAAAGATATTGATACATTTCAGTTCGTTTTTAATTCCTTCTTGGGTGTGATTCCGCCCCTGGCTTTCAgttctctgttgctgttgctccttagTCAAACAATTACTTAAAGCATGTAATAacttttgcttaaatatttgttccCCCCCTCTAGTTGTTGATGTTATTGTTGTCCATTTGGTCAATGCACTCACGCGGCCCTGAAACGTAATCCGATTGTTTGCTAAAAATACTCCCCCTAATTGCGATACTATTATAATGATTGCTCCAACTCGTGCCGATTGTTTAATATTAGATAATATTACTTGTTGATGTTCCCTAAAATAACAAATGCGACTGCTAGTAGCTGTGGGCGGTCTGAGCGATTATTCATTCATCATTGATTCTGGCtgatatttatgttttttaaagGCACACTGCACGCCCCCttccccgccccgccccgcccaaAGTAAACAAACACCGCCGTAAAGGCGTTAAGTCTCTGATCAGTTGATTGGCCTGCTGAATGATTGCCCTCGTGCTCCAAAACGTTAACGCCACATAGAAGTACATGCTAAGTACAGTGAAAGCTTCCTTGGTAGGAAACTTGATGTTCCAGTTCATCAGGGAGAGAGCTCTCAGAGAGTTTAAGAGTGTTTCATTCTCTCTGCATTCCTCTCATGATGCTATTTTGGTTGTGGGTGTAAAAGTACTCCTCTTTGGGAGATACATTTATCTTCTCTAGGCAGCACACACTGTAAAGATTGTGTACACACATTCAGATTACAGAAGCATGaattaaaaggaa from Drosophila subobscura isolate 14011-0131.10 chromosome E, UCBerk_Dsub_1.0, whole genome shotgun sequence includes the following:
- the LOC117891604 gene encoding uncharacterized protein LOC117891604, with protein sequence MWEQLEKYRNNFLQLEIKDVLKPGSINCLQNTEWKEATERRDKCKSYPDGCPASSTYFEDRAQLALGWFALPKLMKEMDSDVCLTHWQAIVSLTEFLLNPLNAQRAITEMDIVRKVKNAFMRMILQIHREEYREVETYLKIFNILSRNLNGAENIANRQCLRIEFYKIIENRVPLQEDLAAEILRNLTGKPKVLGIVMQDPDNLTSAVLIFMQDPCQPIYPRHLWHHLCHMLELNPERGIELGLFEFLHSRILNRLPFFWCMATKAFALLLRCPEGQRRFDAVDGVKLLFEVFQDKGKKPNKLLPRQKVMSWEFLVLALLNGLHSKRALWRCREFTLLTCHVGRLMSTETNPRLQLYCLKTLRQMAVMPCIKRYIIGNWLEDVRKLFCLNADAECARDALLDFLSRDIADST